The Actinomadura graeca nucleotide sequence GGTGACGGTCCGCAGCTCGTCCGGCTTGGGCAGCCGGGACATGATCTCCGGGAGCGTGCGGACGAGCTGCCCCTGCAGCGCGGCCGGGGTGCGCCCGTTCTCCACCTCCGCGCGGGCCCGCTCCCGCTCCAGCTCCAGCAGCTCCTGCTCGTGCCGCGAGCGGGCGCGCGCGGCGGACATCGCCAGCTCCGCGTCCAGCTCCATGCGCCTGAGCTCCTGCTCGCGCTCGGCGCGCAGCCGTCCCGTCTCGGCCTCCTCCTGGTGCCGCTCCCGCTCCATCCGCAGCGCGTGCCGCGTGGTCTCGGTCTGCAGCTCGGCGACCTCGCGGGAGTCGTCGTGCTCGCGCTTGGTGCGGCGCAGCCGCTCCGCGACCTCGGTGTCGAACAGCTCCGCCTCGTTGCGGGCCCGCAGCTCGGCCAGCTCCCGCTCGTGCTCCAGCCGCTGCGTCTCCTTGATCCGCGCGGCGGCCATCTCGCGCTGCTCGACGACCTCCTGCGCCTCCAGCTCGGCGAGCCGGGCGATCTGGCCCTGCTCCGCGCGGTAGGGCTTCTGGAGGTTCTCCCAGAGGCGCGACGAGCTGACCACCGCCTCCTTGATCTGGACCGTGACGATGCGCAGGCCGAGACCCTGGTCGCCGTTGTCCTGCCCCTCGGCGACCGCGCGCAGCCGGGCCGTCAGCTCCTCGATGATCGGCTGCTTGTCGCTCAGGACGTCCCGGACGCCCATGGTCGAGACCTTGTCCTTGATCGCCGCCTCGGCCTGCTCCCTGAGCTGGACGTTCACCAGCCGCATCGGGTCGTCCTCGGCGCCGAAGTCCAGCTTGCGGTAGGCGGTGCCGAAATCCTGGATGATCCACTGGACGTAGCCCTGGACGAGCACGCCCTGCAGCTCGCGGCAGATGCAGTACGCGTTGATCAGGATCGTCTGCGTGGCGCCCGGCACCACCAGGAACGAGTCGGTGGACGGGTTGAACCGGAACGACACGCCGAGCCCGACGTGCAGCGGCTCCACCCGCCCGCGCCGGGTGTGCACGACGAACGCGTTCGGCGGGACCAGGACGTTCTTCCACCGCCAGAACCCGCTGATCCGCACCTCCACGTGCCCGGGGCGGGACACCTCGCCGGGCGGCGCGCCGAGCGCCCGGCTGCGCTTGGCGATCGGGCTGGGCGGCGGGGGCGGCATGGCGCCGGGCGGGGCCGGCGCCGCGGGGCGGCGGGAAGAGCGCAGGTCGTCCTCCAGCACCGCCTGCTGCGCGACGACCTTCTCCAGATACGTGTTCCCCTTGTCCGGGCTGCTCATGGGTTCCTCACTGCCGGGTTCTCGCTGGGCGGATCGTTGCTCGGGGGGCTCACCCGGAGGTGGTCACCGCGTGTCCGGGGGGTTCGGGCCGCACTCGGCGGAGCACATCGCGGCGAGCCGCTCCACGGCCTCGCGGACCTCCACCCCGTCCCGCCACGCCTGGGGGAAGGCCCCGGCACCGTGGCGGGCGCCGAGGATGTTGCCGCAGATGGCGCCGGTGGAGTCGCTGTCCCCGCCGTGGGTGACGGCGAGCCGCACCCGCGCGCCGGCCCCGCCGGGGGCGAGCGCGGCGTACACGGCGATGGCGATGGCCTCCTCGCCGGTCCAGCCGCCGCCGAGCGTCTGGAGCCGCTCCGGCGTCGCCGGGCCCTCACCGGCGAGCCGCACGGCTCTGGCCAGCGCGTCCGCCGTCTCGCCGTTGCCGGGACGTCCCTGGAGGTGCCCGCGGGCGAGTTCCAGGGCGTCGCGGACCTCGGCGCCGCGCAGCAGTGCCCACACCATGGCGGCGAGGACCCCGGCGGGCAGGTATCCGCTCGGATGGCCGTGGGTGATCGCGGCGGCCTGGCAGCCCATGTCGAACGCGTGCGCGGCCTCGGAGAACCCGAACCCGCACGGCGCGGCCCGCATGACGCCGCCGCATCCCTTCGAGTCGTTGATGGGCTCGCCGACGGTGCCGAGCGGCACTCCCGGCCGCCGCCGCTCCGCGGCCTTCCGCAGGGCGCCGAGGGTGGACCGTCCCGGCCCGCGCCTCGTCATCAGCGCCCGCTCCTGGACGAGCCAGCCGCCGCCCACCATGTCCTGCTCGGGGAACTCCTCCCCCTGGCCCCGCAGCCAGGTCAGGTACGCGACCTGGAGCATGCCGGGCGCGGCGCCCCCGATGCCCTTCGCCCTGGCCCGCGCGGACGCCTGGACCAGCGCGTACGCGGTGAACATCGTGAGCTGCGTGTCATCGGTGACCGCGCCCGCCCCGAACCGCTCCGCCACGAAGCCGCCGGGACCGTCCGGGCCGTACCGGTCGCGGATGACGTCCAGCGAGAGCCCTTCGAGGGGGGCGCCGAGCGCGTCCCCGATCGCCCCGCCGAGCAGGCATCCGAGCAGCCGTTCCGGGTCGGGGTATTCGGACAGTTCCGGCATGCCGGTTAGCCTAGTGAACCCCGCCCCGCGTCCGCCGTGGATTTCGGTCGTGCCCCGCGGCCACCGGCGACCGATTCGCAACTTTCCGGGCGCACCGCCGTCACCGGGCGCGCCGCCGTCACGGGGACTGGCGGGCCCTGCAGTGGGTGAGCAGGCCCGGGGTGGCGTCCCAGCCGATGAGCCGCACCAGCTTGTCCAGGTGCGGGGAGACCGAGTGCAGGACGAGCATGCACTCGCGTTCGTCCAGGTCGCGGGCGGCCTTGGTGATCGCGCGCAGCCCGGCCACGTCGATGAAATCGACGCCGGCCAGGTCGAGGTGGACGTCGCCGGGGGCGCGGGCCTCCGCCGCCCGCAGCGCGCGGGAGAGGGCGGGGGCGTTGGAGACGTCGACGTCGCCGGTGAGCCGGAGCCACGAGGACCCGCTCGCGGACGCGATGCGCAGGAGCGCGGTGTCGAGTTCGAGCCGGTCGTACCGGGGAGCCGGTCGCGGCACCGGGCCGCCCTCACCGCCGGTGATCCGCCAGACCGTCATCCGCTCCTCGCCCTCCGGCCGTGGCGCCCTGGCGGCGCTCCGTCCAGGCCAGGTTCTCATCTGTGCCCACCTTCTGGAGGCCCGCGCGCGGAAAACCGACGTCCGGCAACAATAGGGAGCGTTCCAAGCCCAGCTTGTTCAGCCATGACGGACGGACCTGACCACGTCGTCCGCTGACGGTCAGGGGCGGCGCAGCCGTTCGGCCGCGGGGACCTGGTGGGGCGGCAGCGACGGATGCCGGGCGGAGACGGCCCGGTCGGCGAGCCGGACCGCGCCCTCGGCGTCGCCGCTCAGCTGCCGCACGCGGGCGGCGCGCAGCAGCACCGGCCCGTCGTCGGTGCCGTCCACGTCGGCGCCGTCCAGCTCGCGCATCGCCGCCTCGGTCCGCGACAGCGTGGCCAGCGCGAGCGCGAGCGCGGCCGCGGTGGACGGGGAAGGCGTCCGGTCGCCCATCCGGGCGAAGTCCCGCAGCGCCGACTCGGCGAGGCCCTGGTCGGCGCGGATCTCCCCGCGCAGCCGCAGCGCCTCCGGGATCGCGCCGTCGCGGTCGATGACCTCGTTCAGCCGGTCGATCGCGTACCGCGGCTGGCCCGCCTGCCACAGCGCCTCCGCGAGCCCGATCCGGATCGTCGGGTCGTGGGGCAGGCGCACGCTCGCGACCTGGAACTCCTCCAGCGCCGTGCCCTTCCCGTCGCGCCGGAGCCGGCCGCGCCCGGCCGCGGCGTACAGGCGACCGGCGGCCGTGCCGTCGCCGAGCGCCTCGCGCATGGCGGCGGCGGTGCGGTAGCGGTGCTCCGCCTCGGCCAGCGCGGCGTGCGGGCACGGATGCGCCGCCGCCCGCTCGTAGGCGATGTCCGCGAGGAACGTCTCGACCTCGGCGGCCTGCCGCGTGCCGTCCGGGTCGCAGGCCCCCGCGGCCCGCCGGGCGTGGTCGGCGGCCAGGTCGAGGTCGCCGTCGGCGAAGGCCACCGCGGCGGCGCGCAGGTGGCCGGGCACGCCGAGGTCGGGATCGGGCCAGCGGCCGAGGCCGAGCAGCGGCCCCGCGAGCCGGGGATGCTGCAGCTCGTAGACGGTCGCGCCGCCCGCGGGACGGGGCCGGACGAGGTGCCGGTCCTCCAGCGTGCGCATCACCGCCCCGGCCCGCCCGGACGGCATGGTCACGCCGGAGCGGGCGAGGTCGCGCATCCACGCGGCCACCTGGCCGCGCGGGACGTCGTGGACGGCCGCCGTCTCCGACAGCACGCCCGCGCAGTAGTCTCCGATGGCCCGGTCCACTTCGGCTCGCAGCCGCTCCGGGGGCGTGTCCTCGGCGGACTCACCGCCCCACAGGCGGGTGCCCGCGACCTGGAGGAGCGTGAGGTCCGCGGACGGCCCCGCGCCGCCGCCCCGCCCCGGCCCGGCGCGCAGTTCGTCGACGAGCCGCCGCGGCTCGTCCGCGGCGGGCTCCCGGCCCGTGACGCCGAGCGTGCGCCGGACGACCTCGGTGAGTGCCCCCGGTCCGAGCGGGTCCAGCGGGAACTCGGCGACCGGCACGTCGCCCAGCCCCGCGCAGAGCCGGGCCACCTCGCCCATGTCCTCGGTGCGGACGGCGAGGAGGATGCGCGCGTCCGGGCGGGACACGAGCGCGTCGCGGAGCTGCCGCAGGAAGCGGCGCCTGCGGTCCTCGTGCGCCCGGGACACGCGCAGCACCAGCTCGGCCTGGTCGATGACGGCGAACGTGGGCGCGCGGCCGCCGTCCCGGCCGCGGGCGGTGTAGTCGTGCAGGAACTCGGCGAGCGAGAGGCCGGGACGGCGGCGGACGGCCTCGGCGGGGTCCCAGCCGCGCAGCAGCGTCAGCACGTAGGGGTTCGGGTCGGGCTGGTAGCCCATGGGGAGCGTCGGCCGGTAGGCCGCGCGGCCCACCGGAAGCACCCGCGCGTTGCCCGCCCTCAGCCTCGGGATGACGCCGGCGCTCAGCAGCGACGTCTTCCCGACGCCGGGCGGGCCGTGCAGGATCGTCAGCCGGTGGTCCTCCCAGAGCCCGGCCAGCGCGCCGGTCTCGCCCGTCCGCCCGAAGAACCGCCGCTCGTCGCACGCGGCGAAGGGGCGCGCTCCCATGAACGGGGGTCGCGCCTCTATCTGTGTGGTCAACGACGGTCCTCGGTCACCGGCGGCGGGGGTGCGCTCGACGTTCCGGAGAGTGGATGATAACCGACTCGCCGCCCCTTTCGCCGGTCGTTCCTCAGAGCTCGGGGAGAAGCCGGGACGGGGTGATGGGCAGGTCGCGGACACGGACGCCGGTGGCGTGGTGGACGGCGTTCGCGACCGCCGCGGCGGCCCCGACGATGCCGATCTCCCCGATGCCCTTGGTGCCCATGGGGTTCAGGTGCGGGTCGGACTCCTCCACCCAGACC carries:
- a CDS encoding SPFH domain-containing protein — its product is MSSPDKGNTYLEKVVAQQAVLEDDLRSSRRPAAPAPPGAMPPPPPSPIAKRSRALGAPPGEVSRPGHVEVRISGFWRWKNVLVPPNAFVVHTRRGRVEPLHVGLGVSFRFNPSTDSFLVVPGATQTILINAYCICRELQGVLVQGYVQWIIQDFGTAYRKLDFGAEDDPMRLVNVQLREQAEAAIKDKVSTMGVRDVLSDKQPIIEELTARLRAVAEGQDNGDQGLGLRIVTVQIKEAVVSSSRLWENLQKPYRAEQGQIARLAELEAQEVVEQREMAAARIKETQRLEHERELAELRARNEAELFDTEVAERLRRTKREHDDSREVAELQTETTRHALRMERERHQEEAETGRLRAEREQELRRMELDAELAMSAARARSRHEQELLELERERARAEVENGRTPAALQGQLVRTLPEIMSRLPKPDELRTVTVNGADQASVAGLVTQLAAVITALRAAAGAPGE
- a CDS encoding ADP-ribosylglycohydrolase family protein codes for the protein MPELSEYPDPERLLGCLLGGAIGDALGAPLEGLSLDVIRDRYGPDGPGGFVAERFGAGAVTDDTQLTMFTAYALVQASARARAKGIGGAAPGMLQVAYLTWLRGQGEEFPEQDMVGGGWLVQERALMTRRGPGRSTLGALRKAAERRRPGVPLGTVGEPINDSKGCGGVMRAAPCGFGFSEAAHAFDMGCQAAAITHGHPSGYLPAGVLAAMVWALLRGAEVRDALELARGHLQGRPGNGETADALARAVRLAGEGPATPERLQTLGGGWTGEEAIAIAVYAALAPGGAGARVRLAVTHGGDSDSTGAICGNILGARHGAGAFPQAWRDGVEVREAVERLAAMCSAECGPNPPDTR
- a CDS encoding STAS domain-containing protein — translated: MRTWPGRSAARAPRPEGEERMTVWRITGGEGGPVPRPAPRYDRLELDTALLRIASASGSSWLRLTGDVDVSNAPALSRALRAAEARAPGDVHLDLAGVDFIDVAGLRAITKAARDLDERECMLVLHSVSPHLDKLVRLIGWDATPGLLTHCRARQSP
- a CDS encoding ATP-binding protein, with the translated sequence MTTQIEARPPFMGARPFAACDERRFFGRTGETGALAGLWEDHRLTILHGPPGVGKTSLLSAGVIPRLRAGNARVLPVGRAAYRPTLPMGYQPDPNPYVLTLLRGWDPAEAVRRRPGLSLAEFLHDYTARGRDGGRAPTFAVIDQAELVLRVSRAHEDRRRRFLRQLRDALVSRPDARILLAVRTEDMGEVARLCAGLGDVPVAEFPLDPLGPGALTEVVRRTLGVTGREPAADEPRRLVDELRAGPGRGGGAGPSADLTLLQVAGTRLWGGESAEDTPPERLRAEVDRAIGDYCAGVLSETAAVHDVPRGQVAAWMRDLARSGVTMPSGRAGAVMRTLEDRHLVRPRPAGGATVYELQHPRLAGPLLGLGRWPDPDLGVPGHLRAAAVAFADGDLDLAADHARRAAGACDPDGTRQAAEVETFLADIAYERAAAHPCPHAALAEAEHRYRTAAAMREALGDGTAAGRLYAAAGRGRLRRDGKGTALEEFQVASVRLPHDPTIRIGLAEALWQAGQPRYAIDRLNEVIDRDGAIPEALRLRGEIRADQGLAESALRDFARMGDRTPSPSTAAALALALATLSRTEAAMRELDGADVDGTDDGPVLLRAARVRQLSGDAEGAVRLADRAVSARHPSLPPHQVPAAERLRRP